One genomic segment of Apostichopus japonicus isolate 1M-3 chromosome 23, ASM3797524v1, whole genome shotgun sequence includes these proteins:
- the LOC139964976 gene encoding cytochrome P450 2J4-like, translating to MGIILYRWVGADPGFDTRGGVVLPSCFSSGHNGGVKDVFLLIAAHAADKFISKRDIEYPPGPKGIPVLGSVLQLLKNPFKQLQDYADRYGSFYTLKIGPVKCLILNDIQTINEAFSLRSEEFGARPAILGNATGMGNIGLVLLQSGAYHKQEKKKAMSLLRGLGAGSDKFDETMQPYIQRIMSLIGDSPRKINLRNLCSAAMTDIIGGITFGDSFCNERSETCQKIRKLISNNFQNNPALILVGKHLPLKLKQLLDNFTDMESNISKMGGLLHGMIKSLHQKEEQHQDILNSFVFRYVEEYASSHDGQSLYGNQKEESQLVGLIVDFFQAGCETTAVNLEWLMLLLAANPDVQQKAQQELASVFGKDPPTLKERRKLKYITALIAEGLRIRPPAPLGAPHSTTRDVKFHGYTIPGGTPVLGYYISAHHNPNDFPDPHQFKPERFLNNDSDERRSKRVISFGIGPRSCAGEQLARSIMESLIIHILHQYNLSGKDGEEVDLSFKAGINLVPNENEVFICPREAIKPL from the exons TTGTTTCTCAAGTGGACACAACGGAGGCGTCAAGGATGTTTTCTTACTGATTGCAGCCCATGCAGCTGACAAATTCAT ATCAAAAAGGGACATCGAGTACCCACCTGGACCGAAGGGGATACCTGTTCTGGGTTCTGTTTTGCAATTACTGAAGAATCCATTTAAACAATTACAGGATTATGCAGATCGTTACGGCTCATTTTACACCTTAAAG ATTGGACCTGTCAAATGTCTCATACTGAATGACATCCAGACGATCAATGAAGCATTTTCTCTACGGTCTGAGGAGTTTGGGGCACGCCCAGCGATATTAGGGAATGCAACAGGAATGGGAAATATTG GTTTAGTTCTTCTGCAATCCGGAGCTTATCAcaaacaggaaaagaaaaaggcaATGTCTCTACTCAGGGGACTCGGGGCTGGCAGTGATAAGTTTGATGAAACAATGCAACCATATATACAAAGGATCATGTCTTTGATAGGGGATTCCCCCAGAAAAATTAATCTGCGAAATTTATGTAGTGCAGCCATGACTGACATTATTGGAGGAATAACATTTGGTGATTCCTTTTGCAATGAAAGAAGTGAAACATGTCAAAAGATCAGAAAATTGATTAgtaacaattttcaaaataatcCAGCACTCATTCTTGTTGGTAAACACCTCCCACTAAAATTGAAGCAACTGTTGGACAACTTTACTGATATGGAgagtaacatatcaaaaatggGAGGACTTTTACATGGCATGATTAAATCTTTACATCAGAAAGAAGAACAGCATCAAGacattttaaacagttttgtGTTCAGATACGTAGAAGAATATGCATCCTCCCATGACGGACAATCACTGTACGGTAACCAGAAAGAGGAATCTCAACTTGTGGGATTGATTGTAGACTTTTTCCAAGCAGGTTGTGAAACAACAGCTGTCAATCTTGAATGGCTGATGTTACTGCTAGCTGCAAATCCAGATGTGCAACAGAAAGCACAACAGGAACTAGCTTCTGTATTTGGCAAAG atCCTCCAACACTCAAAGAAAGGAGGAAGCTGAAATACATAACTGCGTTGATTGCTGAAGGACTGCGAATTAGACCTCCCGCACCCCTAGGAGCACCACACAGTACCACGagagatgtcaaatttcacggTTATACAATTCCAGGAGGGACACCTGTCTTGGGTTACTACATCTCAGCTCATCACAATCCAAATGACTTTCCAGATCCACATCAGTTTAAGCCTGAAAGATTCCTCAATAACGACAGTGATGAGCGTAGATCCAAAAGAGTGATTTCCTTTGGTATAG GTCCGAGAAGCTGTGCAGGGGAACAATTGGCCCGATCCATCATGGAAAGCCTCATCATCCACATCTTGCATCAGTATAATCTGTCCGGCAAAGATGGAGAAGAAGTAGATTTGTCTTTCAAGGCCGGGATAAATCTTGTTCCAAACGAAAATGAAGTATTCATTTGTCCTCGAGAGGCTATTAAACCTTTGTGA